CAGAAACTAAAGTAGAGGTAGAGGCTATAGAAAAGACTCCTTCAGCAGCACATATTCTTCCTGGTGGTATTGGCACGTATAGCATTTCTTATTTGCAGCAAAGGATTCCAACGCCAGAAGCAAACATATTTGCTGTCACACAGGCTAGTAGTACTGATAGAGAAGATAGAAACTCAAACTGCAGTTCTTACTCGGGGAGTGGTTTCGCAATATGGAATGAGTCTGCCATCAAAAAGGGAAAGACAGGGAAGGAGAATGTGGCTGGAGATAGACATGTCTTAAGAGGTACAGTTTGAGTACCACTGAGACAACTGTAGCATTATCCGTGGAGAGTTGAGCTTGAACACTTCAGCTCCAGTTAACACTTGTTATTTGCTTGGCAGAAGCAGGTGTCAACATTGGAGGAGGGAAACCCACGACATCGTTGGAACGGCAATCACAATTGTCTTCAAATCATAATCATAACACTGCAACCTTGAGCACGCTCTCATCCGCTCAGTGAGTGACTGGCCTTCCTTCATAAGAATGCTTTTTATTTCTCTTGATATGTTGTGCGTATGCTTCCACTTCTAACTCTATAAATTACGATGCAGGCAATCATCAGCTGTTGAGAATCAGAGTTTCCTCAATATGATGAGATCAGCTAAGAATGCACATGAAGAAGATGATGACGAAGAGGAAGAGTTTATTGTCAAGAAAGAGTCACCTTCACACTCCAGAGGTTTGTCTAGCACAACTCTGATAATTGCTTCTCTCAGTACACTGAATTTAGCATTTTTAACAGAAAGATAACTATGTATAGGCGATTTATCAGTGAAAGTCGATAGAAAAAGCAGCGATCAGAAGCCAAATACTCCGCGCTCGAAGCACTCAGCAACAGagcaaagaagaagaagcaagatCAATGACAGGCATGTATACAATCATAATTTAGAGctttgagaaaataaaataaaagaaagtgtgTGATGTAGTGACTATTTTTATGTGAAAAGGAGAATGGTTGTGCGATCTGAGGCATATCAAGAAGCTCTCTCTGTCTAGATATCACCTGTTAGTTTGAAAGTTCTATTCCACTGCTAAATCCATACTAGGTTTTCATGTTAACATCCCTAAATTTGGTTAATCTGCTTCTATGTTGTCGGACTTATTAATAGTCACAATGACATGATTGTCAATGAAAATCAAACTATTGCATTTGGAACTTCTTTGTCAGATTTCTGAAGTTGAGAGAGATCATCCCTCACAGTGACCAAAAGAGAGACAAAGCATCATTCTTGCTGGAGGTAATTGAATGTCATATATGATTAAGTGCTCTGTCTATCACGAGAACTGTATACCGAATAAGTAAAATGTCTTTTGTAGGTTGTCGAATATATTCAATTCCTACAAGAGAAAGTGCACAAGTATGAGGGGTCATATCAAGGCTCGGAGAATAAACCTTCAACATTACAATGGGTAAATCCTTCTTTGATCTTTCTCATTGTTTTCTCTCCTTCTCTAGATCTTTAGTTTTAATTATCCTGCCCTTGAAAGGTCATTGGACTTGGATCATCACAGAAGTTAGGACAAAAAGCTCAACATTTCATTTAATACTGTGTATTAAGATGGAGGAGTTGGTCACCAACCGATAAACAATTAAAATGCTAAGTACGAGATACATTGTTTTTTAGCGCATAATAGATGATTCGTAGATATGTTTGGAGCCCGTCACAATCTATGTGGCTCTGGGAGTAAGTAGGGTACGAATGGGATTTTGCCCTTGAAATACAATGGTTGAAATGGTGGAACTCTATTTACTTGTATATATTGCAAGAATGCATAAAATCAAGAAGGACATGAAATATATTTATTCAATTTGTAGATAGCATCCAATCCATGTTAGATGGCTATTCTCTTAGTACATTCATTAATGCAATCAGTGACTTTTCTTCATTCATGAAAGCAGAATAAGTGCCAACGGATGACTCAAGGTTTCGTTGATCAATCTCAAGGAACAAATAGTGCATCTAGTCCTGCAATTATATGTGCTGGAATGTTTGACGAAAGCAAAATTGCAATCTCTGCCACAAGTCCTGTCAATGGACAGACACTGGAGCCAAACAGAATTTCCGCTGTGAAACAAAGTAGTCAGCAGTCTGAATTAACAAACACCGTAGCAACACTTTGTAAGCAACCAAACGCATTTCCATTTTGTGGGAGTACTAGCATAGCATCGCTACAGTCTAGACTGGCACCTGATGCCGACTCATTGGAATTGAAGTCCCAGCCTCAATTTTGGCTTACCAGATCAGATATGACTGATTGTGCTGTTACAAATGATAAGCTAAAAGGCCAAGAGGCGTCTATAGAAGGTGGTACAATCAGCATTTCCAGTGTCTATTCTCAAAGGTAAGAATTTTGTAATGTGGGAAAAGTTTGTGATCTAATCTTTCCAGAGCAACTGTTGATGTGCATCCATATATTTTGGCAGTGCTATGAGCAGAATATAAGCTCATGTTCTGGGAGCCAAGGATCTGAAACTAGATTCAGTTACCTTCGATATTTTAAGGCATTAAACAACGGTGTTAAGATTTTCCAATAGGAATAAATGGTTATGTACTTCGCAATAGGATTTTTTTTGGGTCGATTTAAGATTTTGTTTAATGTTTACCATATGAGTGAAGTTGTGCTTTGCTTTTTTGTCattgatatttttgttctttattgtatcTCTTTAATTCATATAAGTTTACACTCTAATAAATACCTTTCAGGTTGTTGAACACATTGAAACAAGCACTGCAGAGTTCCGGAGTAGATTTGTCGCAAGCCAGTATGTCAGTGAAAATTGATCTTGGGAAAAGAGTAAATGACAGTTTAAATGCTTCAGTGTCCAATTTTAAGGTACCTGAAGTTCTTTTAGTTCCACTAATTTTCTAGTTCTTGATTATATTATTCTGAAACTATACGAATCAAGCCATAAGTAACAACCTTAACTTTGACATGATTCCCAGGGTGACAACATTTCCACAAGCAATCGACCAAATCCACAGTTGATAGATTCAAGTACAAGGGAGGAGTCTGTCCATGCCTTTAAACGGCTCAAAACAAGTTGAAGCTAATTTAACACACATGGGTTCTTTTGCAATTTATTCAATTAAATTTTTTACCTTCCCCTTCTGGTTCTGAAGGGATATTCATATCTATACCTGGTATAGAAAATCTCACTTAATCGGATCATAAGCCACTGTAaatgtaattctttttcttttcctcccTCTTTTTCTCTTTGATTGTCTGGCTGCACAGGTTGTTTCCGACTAGAGTTTGATATTTACATTTGTAGTAAATCATCTAAACCATGTATGATATCATTACATGAGGCTTCCATGTTCATGTTGAGAAGCCGCTTTTTAATTTAAGGCTTCCAATCATTTCCATCTTAAGTTTCTCGGACATCTTTCTTGATTATCTTTATATTACTTGTGGAATCCTTGAACAACAATGGCATATGGATGTAATTTAAATTATGTAATTCAGTTTTTAACTAATTCTTTGTTTTGGTTCTTGtcttctatttttgtatttttacttGTTCCAGAAAAAGGGTGCGAAGGTTCCTCAGAAGCACAGGTTGTAGAATATTCTTTTTATTACCGATCTGCTCTAACATaatgatgtatttttctcataaaTAATGGAAAGGTAGTATTTAACCCTTATGATATAGTTTAGAGGTTCTTTTGTGGGGTTTTCTTGGAAAGTAGTGTATGGT
Above is a window of Nicotiana tabacum cultivar K326 chromosome 8, ASM71507v2, whole genome shotgun sequence DNA encoding:
- the LOC107812727 gene encoding transcription factor BIM2 isoform X1; the encoded protein is MELPQSRTFGAEGRKKTHDFLSLYSPIEQDPRPPQGGHLKTHDFLQPLEQARKTVGKAETKVEVEAIEKTPSAAHILPGGIGTYSISYLQQRIPTPEANIFAVTQASSTDREDRNSNCSSYSGSGFAIWNESAIKKGKTGKENVAGDRHVLREAGVNIGGGKPTTSLERQSQLSSNHNHNTATLSTLSSAQQSSAVENQSFLNMMRSAKNAHEEDDDEEEEFIVKKESPSHSRGDLSVKVDRKSSDQKPNTPRSKHSATEQRRRSKINDRFLKLREIIPHSDQKRDKASFLLEVVEYIQFLQEKVHKYEGSYQGSENKPSTLQWNKCQRMTQGFVDQSQGTNSASSPAIICAGMFDESKIAISATSPVNGQTLEPNRISAVKQSSQQSELTNTVATLCKQPNAFPFCGSTSIASLQSRLAPDADSLELKSQPQFWLTRSDMTDCAVTNDKLKGQEASIEGGTISISSVYSQRLLNTLKQALQSSGVDLSQASMSVKIDLGKRVNDSLNASVSNFKGDNISTSNRPNPQLIDSSTREESVHAFKRLKTS
- the LOC107812727 gene encoding transcription factor BIM2 isoform X3, producing MELPQSRTFGAEGRKKTHDFLSLYSPIEQDPRPPQGGHLKTHDFLQPLEQARKTVGKAETKVEVEAIEKTPSAAHILPGGIGTYSISYLQQRIPTPEANIFAVTQASSTDREDRNSNCSSYSGSGFAIWNESAIKKGKTGKENVAGDRHVLREAGVNIGGGKPTTSLERQSQLSSNHNHNTATLSTLSSAQQSSAVENQSFLNMMRSAKNAHEEDDDEEEEFIVKKESPSHSRVKVDRKSSDQKPNTPRSKHSATEQRRRSKINDRFLKLREIIPHSDQKRDKASFLLEVVEYIQFLQEKVHKYEGSYQGSENKPSTLQWNKCQRMTQGFVDQSQGTNSASSPAIICAGMFDESKIAISATSPVNGQTLEPNRISAVKQSSQQSELTNTVATLCKQPNAFPFCGSTSIASLQSRLAPDADSLELKSQPQFWLTRSDMTDCAVTNDKLKGQEASIEGGTISISSVYSQRLLNTLKQALQSSGVDLSQASMSVKIDLGKRVNDSLNASVSNFKGDNISTSNRPNPQLIDSSTREESVHAFKRLKTS
- the LOC107812727 gene encoding transcription factor BIM2 isoform X2, encoding MELPQSRTFGAEGRKKTHDFLSLYSPIEQDPRPPQGGHLKTHDFLQPLEQARKTVGKAETKVEVEAIEKTPSAAHILPGGIGTYSISYLQQRIPTPEANIFAVTQASSTDREDRNSNCSSYSGSGFAIWNESAIKKGKTGKENVAGDRHVLRGVNIGGGKPTTSLERQSQLSSNHNHNTATLSTLSSAQQSSAVENQSFLNMMRSAKNAHEEDDDEEEEFIVKKESPSHSRGDLSVKVDRKSSDQKPNTPRSKHSATEQRRRSKINDRFLKLREIIPHSDQKRDKASFLLEVVEYIQFLQEKVHKYEGSYQGSENKPSTLQWNKCQRMTQGFVDQSQGTNSASSPAIICAGMFDESKIAISATSPVNGQTLEPNRISAVKQSSQQSELTNTVATLCKQPNAFPFCGSTSIASLQSRLAPDADSLELKSQPQFWLTRSDMTDCAVTNDKLKGQEASIEGGTISISSVYSQRLLNTLKQALQSSGVDLSQASMSVKIDLGKRVNDSLNASVSNFKGDNISTSNRPNPQLIDSSTREESVHAFKRLKTS